In one Chryseobacterium camelliae genomic region, the following are encoded:
- a CDS encoding DUF4126 domain-containing protein yields the protein MLDNIPYFPYILSAFIGIGLAAASGFRVFLPLFAVSLASYFHWIPMSESFEWLAGLPTLITTGVATVFEILAYYIPFLDHLLDTISIPMATIAGSILFASQFADLGTFPQWALALIAGGGTAATISTGFAGVRAASTATTGGLGNSVVGTTETAGAGLMSVLAMAAPIIAGILAIILIFLALSVGRKAWKKLNRSKDATP from the coding sequence ATGTTAGATAATATTCCTTATTTCCCTTATATATTAAGTGCTTTTATTGGCATCGGTTTGGCTGCAGCCAGTGGATTTCGGGTTTTTCTCCCTCTTTTTGCGGTAAGCTTAGCCTCATATTTTCACTGGATTCCTATGAGTGAAAGCTTTGAATGGCTTGCCGGTCTGCCAACACTCATCACCACGGGAGTAGCAACTGTTTTTGAAATTTTAGCGTACTATATTCCTTTTTTGGATCATCTATTGGACACCATTTCTATTCCTATGGCTACAATCGCCGGTTCTATTTTATTTGCGTCTCAGTTTGCAGATTTAGGGACATTTCCTCAATGGGCTTTAGCTTTGATTGCAGGCGGAGGAACCGCAGCCACAATCAGTACCGGATTTGCAGGAGTTCGTGCTGCATCAACTGCAACCACGGGAGGATTAGGAAATTCTGTAGTAGGGACTACTGAAACTGCAGGAGCCGGACTTATGTCTGTTTTAGCAATGGCAGCCCCCATCATTGCGGGAATATTAGCCATTATTCTTATTTTTCTGGCTCTTTCAGTAGGACGAAAAGCCTGGAAAAAACTGAACCGAAGCAAAGACGCAACCCCGTAA
- a CDS encoding LptE family protein has product MNFKINNIKPDQPKMFWLLLLCLGVLHSCYNFTGAGSLKDEKTIQINEFPNNAALVNPALSQQFSTEIQNRFLQRTTLKGTKQNPDILVEGEITDYAITPTTISSNTIQNNAGGVIQDSQNKLTITVKVHYENKLHPEVSFDRTYTDEVTFNSNLSQSDIEASQVKIVNERIINKIFNDIVANW; this is encoded by the coding sequence ATGAATTTTAAAATTAACAATATCAAACCTGATCAGCCAAAAATGTTTTGGCTTTTGCTTCTTTGTTTAGGAGTTTTACACTCATGTTACAACTTTACCGGTGCCGGTTCGTTGAAAGATGAGAAAACCATTCAGATCAATGAATTTCCGAATAACGCGGCATTGGTAAACCCTGCTTTATCTCAACAGTTTTCTACAGAGATTCAAAACAGGTTTTTACAGAGAACCACTCTGAAAGGAACAAAGCAAAATCCTGATATTTTAGTGGAAGGAGAAATTACAGATTATGCAATTACACCTACTACCATTAGTTCGAACACCATTCAGAATAATGCAGGAGGAGTTATTCAGGATTCTCAGAATAAATTAACAATAACGGTGAAGGTTCACTATGAAAACAAACTGCATCCGGAAGTGAGCTTTGACAGAACCTATACCGATGAAGTGACTTTCAATAGTAATTTATCTCAAAGTGATATAGAAGCTTCTCAGGTAAAAATTGTTAACGAAAGAATTATTAATAAAATATTTAACGATATTGTAGCAAACTGGTAA
- a CDS encoding TatD family hydrolase: MNYFDFHHHKKNLPYGIYNMELTDKTPDSLYSIGIHPKDILYDAITDQLNWLIENITGNCFAIGECGLDSFVPVDQKIQEDVFLKQIEISNEIKKPIIIHCVRKFYEVISFRKKANQAMIIHGFNKKENIALDLLKNNFYLSFGKAVLYNLSLQNTLKSIPLNKIFLETDNEDFEIATLYQKVADIRGISPDTLNEQILENLETIQHG; this comes from the coding sequence ATGAATTATTTTGATTTTCATCATCATAAGAAAAATCTCCCTTACGGAATTTATAATATGGAACTTACCGATAAGACTCCGGATTCTTTATATTCCATAGGAATTCACCCTAAAGATATTCTCTATGATGCAATAACAGACCAGCTTAATTGGCTGATTGAAAATATCACCGGAAACTGCTTTGCAATCGGGGAATGCGGCTTAGACTCTTTTGTTCCTGTTGATCAGAAAATTCAGGAAGATGTTTTTTTAAAGCAAATAGAAATATCCAATGAGATAAAAAAGCCTATAATCATTCATTGTGTGCGTAAATTCTACGAAGTGATTTCTTTCAGAAAGAAGGCCAATCAGGCCATGATCATTCATGGATTCAACAAAAAAGAGAACATTGCTCTTGATCTTCTTAAAAATAATTTTTATCTGAGTTTTGGAAAAGCTGTTTTGTATAATTTATCTTTGCAAAATACTTTGAAAAGTATCCCTTTAAACAAAATCTTTTTGGAAACCGATAATGAAGATTTTGAAATTGCCACATTATATCAAAAAGTTGCAGATATAAGAGGAATTTCTCCGGATACATTGAATGAACAGATTTTAGAAAATTTAGAGACAATACAACATGGATAA
- the rnpA gene encoding ribonuclease P protein component: MTHFKYSKAEKLKKDTEIALLFEKGKWKTCGNLRIIVLKEKPTVPIEQTKFGVSVSKRYFKKAVHRNRIKRLLREVFRLNKEIFKDAFGEKTFAMLFWVSSEIPAKFQDVEEQFLKLCISQKGK, from the coding sequence ATGACACATTTCAAATATTCCAAAGCCGAAAAACTTAAAAAAGATACAGAAATTGCTTTACTTTTTGAAAAAGGTAAATGGAAAACTTGTGGAAATTTAAGAATCATTGTCCTGAAAGAAAAACCGACTGTCCCGATTGAACAAACAAAATTCGGAGTTTCAGTTTCTAAACGGTATTTCAAAAAAGCGGTCCACAGAAATCGCATAAAAAGACTTTTAAGAGAAGTTTTTCGTTTAAATAAAGAGATTTTTAAAGATGCTTTTGGAGAAAAAACGTTTGCCATGTTATTTTGGGTTTCTTCAGAAATACCTGCAAAATTCCAGGATGTAGAGGAACAGTTCTTAAAACTTTGCATTTCTCAAAAAGGTAAATAA
- a CDS encoding tRNA threonylcarbamoyladenosine dehydratase, protein MDKYWLERTELLIKEEGLEKLKKANVLVVGLGGVGSFAAEFLARAGVGNMTIVDGDTVDITNINRQLPALHSTVGKHKVEVVAERLLDINPQLNLIKINEFLNPERMDQVLDEGKFNYILDCIDSVTPKLKLLIAARRRKIKVVSSMGAGGKVDPSKVMVRDISKSHNCHLARQIRKRLKKEKINKGIRCVFSNEIQNEESLKMTDGTNYKRSFYGTISYIPAIFGLYAAAEVINHLIKKD, encoded by the coding sequence ATGGATAAATACTGGTTGGAAAGAACGGAACTTCTCATCAAAGAGGAAGGATTGGAAAAGCTGAAAAAAGCTAACGTTTTGGTTGTGGGATTGGGCGGAGTAGGTTCTTTTGCCGCAGAATTTCTTGCAAGAGCCGGAGTTGGGAACATGACGATCGTAGACGGCGACACCGTAGATATCACCAATATTAACCGGCAGCTTCCCGCGCTTCATTCAACCGTTGGAAAACATAAAGTGGAAGTGGTTGCAGAAAGACTTTTAGATATTAATCCTCAACTCAATTTAATTAAAATCAATGAGTTTCTGAATCCCGAAAGAATGGATCAGGTGCTGGATGAAGGAAAGTTTAATTATATTCTTGACTGTATTGACAGTGTAACTCCCAAACTTAAATTATTGATTGCCGCGAGAAGAAGAAAGATAAAAGTGGTAAGTTCTATGGGAGCCGGCGGAAAAGTGGATCCGAGCAAAGTGATGGTAAGAGACATCAGCAAAAGCCACAATTGTCATTTGGCAAGACAGATCAGAAAAAGATTGAAAAAAGAGAAAATAAACAAAGGAATCCGCTGTGTGTTTTCTAATGAAATCCAAAACGAAGAAAGCTTAAAAATGACCGACGGAACCAATTACAAAAGATCTTTTTACGGAACAATCAGCTATATTCCTGCCATTTTCGGGTTATATGCTGCGGCGGAAGTCATCAACCATTTGATAAAGAAAGATTAA